In Arcobacter ellisii, a genomic segment contains:
- a CDS encoding mechanosensitive ion channel family protein yields the protein MRIVFLILFLISNIFAIAIDKNWYEGTNENLEKLYQEQIKKADSLKANVSQEEKEQLDYQLLLLKKLSNFIKQDNQFTLKEVTQIEDLDDYIKKIKEYLKTEIDFSNKKTEFEETNKKIEILDEQISKLTEKESFSTINSQLLYAYYILKNKENRQILDEYAKFQENFKKKLLTSLETLKISTKEDLTTKLTKLQNSYEQILKDEKRLLLALDKAQISENQSKITSLGNDITQLKNEKSKVIENIIYTKIEELLPSLKDKKSKYFDYSKSLQEFIQSNNEDYNSLIELLKYLSREHLGVTKTTFADTKESFLDILKYTWQEINNPIIPIGEGISILAITKFLLIFIIGFSIATFYRKKITNGTVHYLKNTTIATRTMLANLGYYFLVAITFVFGLKSVGIDLSSLTILVGALSVGIGFGLQNIVSNFISGIILIFEKSIQVGHIIEIGTGLRGKVTQINMRSSVITTFDNIDIIIPNSTLIQNNVINLTFSDDIRRLNVPFGVAYGSDIDEVIKTILDSLRNSDLIYLRNLPEKAAKVRMTAMSASSIDFELLVWISENPDENGVGSSNMSDFLIFIYKTLQENNIEIPFPQMDVHLKRS from the coding sequence ATGAGAATAGTATTTTTGATTTTATTTTTAATTTCAAATATTTTTGCAATAGCAATAGACAAAAACTGGTATGAAGGAACTAATGAGAATTTAGAAAAATTATATCAAGAACAGATAAAAAAAGCTGATTCATTAAAAGCTAATGTATCACAAGAAGAAAAAGAGCAGTTAGATTATCAACTTCTTCTTTTAAAAAAGCTTTCAAATTTTATAAAACAAGATAATCAATTTACTCTAAAAGAAGTAACACAAATTGAAGATTTAGATGATTACATAAAAAAAATCAAAGAGTATCTTAAAACTGAAATTGATTTTTCAAATAAAAAAACAGAGTTTGAAGAAACAAATAAAAAAATTGAAATTTTAGATGAACAAATTAGTAAATTAACAGAAAAAGAGAGTTTCTCAACAATAAATTCTCAATTACTTTATGCTTACTATATTTTGAAAAATAAAGAAAATAGACAAATATTAGATGAATATGCAAAATTCCAAGAGAATTTCAAGAAAAAACTTCTGACAAGTTTAGAAACTTTAAAAATCTCTACAAAAGAGGATTTAACAACAAAACTAACTAAACTTCAAAATAGTTATGAACAGATATTAAAAGATGAAAAAAGATTATTACTAGCTTTAGATAAAGCTCAAATAAGTGAAAATCAGTCAAAAATTACATCTTTAGGAAATGATATAACTCAATTAAAAAATGAAAAATCTAAAGTAATAGAAAATATAATTTATACAAAAATTGAAGAACTTCTACCATCACTTAAAGATAAAAAATCAAAATATTTTGATTATAGTAAAAGTTTACAAGAGTTTATTCAATCTAATAATGAAGATTATAACTCTTTAATTGAACTATTAAAATATTTATCAAGAGAACATCTTGGAGTTACGAAAACAACTTTTGCAGATACTAAAGAGAGTTTTTTAGATATTTTAAAATACACATGGCAAGAGATAAACAATCCAATTATTCCTATTGGAGAAGGAATTTCTATTTTAGCAATTACAAAATTCCTTCTTATTTTTATTATTGGTTTTTCTATTGCAACTTTTTATAGAAAAAAAATCACAAATGGAACAGTTCATTATTTAAAAAATACAACTATTGCAACAAGAACTATGCTTGCAAATCTTGGATACTATTTTTTAGTTGCAATAACTTTTGTTTTTGGTCTAAAATCTGTTGGTATTGACTTATCTTCTCTTACAATTTTAGTTGGGGCTTTATCAGTTGGTATCGGGTTTGGTTTACAAAATATTGTTTCAAACTTTATTTCAGGAATCATTTTAATATTTGAAAAATCAATTCAAGTTGGACATATAATTGAAATTGGAACTGGACTTAGAGGAAAAGTTACTCAAATAAATATGAGAAGTAGTGTTATTACGACTTTTGATAATATTGATATTATTATTCCAAACTCAACTTTAATTCAAAATAATGTAATAAATCTAACTTTTTCAGATGACATAAGAAGATTAAATGTTCCATTTGGAGTAGCTTATGGTTCAGATATTGATGAAGTTATAAAAACTATTCTTGATTCTTTAAGAAATAGTGATTTAATTTATCTAAGAAATCTTCCTGAAAAAGCTGCAAAAGTAAGAATGACAGCCATGAGTGCAAGTTCAATTGATTTTGAGTTACTTGTTTGGATTAGTGAAAATCCAGATGAAAATGGAGTTGGTTCATCTAATATGTCAGATTTTTTAATATTTATCTATAAAACTCTACAAGAGAATAATATAGAAATACCTTTCCCTCAAATGGATGTTCATTTAAAAAGAAGTTAA
- the rpsU gene encoding 30S ribosomal protein S21, with amino-acid sequence MPGIKVKDTESFDEAYRRFKKQCDRNLIVTETRARRYFEPMTEIRKKQKISARKKMLKRLYMLRRYESRL; translated from the coding sequence ATGCCTGGTATTAAAGTTAAAGATACTGAATCTTTCGATGAAGCGTATAGAAGATTTAAAAAGCAATGTGACAGAAACTTAATAGTTACTGAAACAAGAGCAAGAAGATATTTTGAACCTATGACAGAAATCAGAAAAAAACAAAAAATTTCTGCTAGAAAGAAAATGCTTAAAAGATTATATATGCTTAGAAGATACGAATCAAGACTGTAG
- a CDS encoding methyltransferase domain-containing protein: MSVKNQFSKYAKEYKNHNIIQQIVAKSLVRELKFQPKRILELGCGSGQVFNHISWEVEFYKAIDASASMCELHPKSVNIEVKCLNFDTQDFINEIKNDSYDIVLSSSALQWSNDLSKIVQHLSYITKEINAVLFTSNTFKTIQEITKTKSPILDEDSIKEAFLKFFNCEFETILYKLEFDNKKDLFDYIKKSGVSGEKSLSYSDSKKLYKEYPYNYLEFEVIFVKTISKL; this comes from the coding sequence TTGTCAGTAAAAAATCAATTCTCAAAATATGCAAAAGAGTATAAAAATCACAATATAATCCAACAAATTGTTGCAAAATCACTTGTTCGTGAATTAAAATTTCAACCAAAAAGAATTTTAGAATTAGGTTGTGGTTCAGGTCAAGTTTTTAATCACATTTCATGGGAAGTAGAGTTTTATAAAGCAATAGATGCTTCAGCATCAATGTGCGAATTACACCCAAAATCAGTAAATATAGAAGTAAAATGTCTAAATTTTGATACACAAGATTTTATAAATGAGATTAAAAATGATAGTTATGATATTGTATTATCATCATCAGCTTTACAATGGTCAAATGATTTATCAAAGATTGTACAACATCTTTCATATATTACAAAAGAGATAAATGCAGTTTTATTTACTTCTAATACATTTAAAACAATTCAGGAAATTACTAAAACTAAATCACCTATTTTGGATGAAGATTCTATAAAAGAAGCTTTTTTAAAATTTTTTAATTGTGAATTTGAAACAATTTTATACAAATTAGAATTTGATAATAAAAAAGATTTATTTGATTATATAAAAAAATCAGGTGTAAGTGGAGAAAAATCTCTTTCTTATAGTGATTCTAAAAAACTCTATAAAGAGTATCCTTATAATTATTTAGAATTTGAAGTTATTTTTGTTAAAACAATTTCTAAATTATAA
- a CDS encoding YaaA family protein → MKILFSPSETKNSGGIEKPFDKNSFIFPELFEKRMEIATQYNEFVKNASKDELSKIFGTKKEDVINQYKKDIFNSPTMKAIQRYEGVAYDYLEYNNLKENEKEYIDENVLIFSNIFGVIKSGDKIPDYKLKQGETFNNLKIEKFYMDNFSKVIDEYLKDEDIIDLRAGFYEKFYKIEKPYVTMKFIKDGKVVSHWAKAYRGIILKLLAKNSISSIEELMSMQIENLKIEEIKKQKLKTEIVYSII, encoded by the coding sequence ATGAAAATACTTTTTTCTCCAAGTGAAACAAAAAATTCTGGAGGTATTGAAAAACCATTTGATAAAAATAGTTTTATATTTCCAGAATTATTTGAAAAAAGAATGGAAATAGCAACTCAATACAATGAATTTGTTAAAAATGCCTCAAAAGATGAGTTATCAAAAATCTTTGGAACAAAAAAAGAAGATGTTATAAATCAATATAAAAAAGATATTTTTAATTCACCAACAATGAAAGCAATACAAAGATATGAAGGTGTTGCTTATGATTATCTAGAATATAATAATTTAAAAGAGAATGAAAAAGAGTATATTGATGAGAATGTACTTATTTTTTCAAATATCTTTGGAGTGATTAAATCAGGTGATAAAATTCCAGATTATAAATTAAAGCAAGGTGAAACCTTTAATAATTTAAAAATAGAAAAGTTTTATATGGATAATTTTTCAAAAGTTATAGACGAATATTTAAAAGATGAAGATATTATTGATTTAAGAGCTGGATTTTATGAAAAGTTTTACAAAATAGAAAAACCATATGTAACAATGAAATTTATAAAAGATGGAAAAGTTGTAAGTCATTGGGCAAAGGCTTATCGTGGAATTATTTTAAAACTATTAGCAAAAAATTCTATTTCATCAATTGAAGAATTAATGAGTATGCAAATAGAAAATCTAAAAATTGAAGAGATAAAAAAACAAAAATTAAAAACAGAAATAGTTTACTCAATAATATAA
- the zntB gene encoding zinc transporter ZntB codes for MQKNHPVRAFLLDKKGSALELTYEELDGIDRIDKILWVHFDYSSKEAIEWIRNKSNIDSVAIDALLTEETRPRTTVLGEALLIALRGVNLNPNSKPEDMISIRLYISPNMIISTRKRNLLSVTEIIEDLKSGIGPKSSSEFLVQLTLRVTDRMDNVIDEIQDRTDFLEENLIDSTTTELRNEILSIRRETIVLKRYLTPQKEALVKLYNEKIPWIDEYQRIELRETNDQLMRHIEELDTIRDKVILIQEELANSMSEQMNRKMYVLSIISAIFLPLTFLTGLLGINIGGIPGANNENAFLVFSLLLVIVVTIQFIIFKKKKWI; via the coding sequence ATGCAAAAAAATCATCCAGTTAGAGCATTTTTACTTGATAAAAAAGGTTCTGCTTTAGAATTAACTTATGAAGAATTAGATGGAATTGATAGAATAGATAAAATTTTATGGGTACATTTTGATTATTCAAGTAAAGAGGCAATTGAGTGGATTAGAAATAAAAGTAATATTGATTCAGTTGCTATTGATGCACTTTTAACTGAAGAGACAAGACCAAGAACAACGGTTTTAGGTGAAGCCTTACTTATTGCGTTAAGAGGTGTAAACTTAAATCCAAATTCAAAACCTGAAGATATGATATCTATTCGATTATATATTTCGCCAAATATGATAATTAGCACAAGAAAAAGAAATCTTTTATCTGTTACAGAAATAATAGAAGATTTAAAATCAGGAATTGGTCCAAAGAGTTCTTCTGAATTTTTAGTTCAATTAACGCTTAGAGTTACTGATAGAATGGATAATGTTATTGATGAAATTCAAGATAGAACAGATTTTTTAGAAGAAAATTTAATAGATTCAACAACTACAGAGTTAAGAAATGAAATTTTATCAATAAGAAGAGAAACAATAGTTTTAAAAAGATATCTAACTCCACAAAAAGAGGCCTTAGTAAAACTTTATAATGAAAAGATTCCTTGGATAGATGAATATCAAAGAATAGAATTACGTGAGACAAATGACCAATTGATGAGACATATTGAGGAACTTGATACTATTAGAGATAAAGTTATATTAATTCAAGAAGAGTTAGCAAATAGTATGAGTGAACAGATGAATAGAAAAATGTATGTTTTATCAATTATTTCAGCAATTTTTTTACCACTTACTTTTTTAACTGGACTTTTAGGAATAAATATTGGTGGAATTCCAGGAGCTAATAATGAAAATGCTTTTTTAGTATTTTCATTATTATTGGTAATTGTTGTAACTATACAATTTATAATATTTAAAAAGAAGAAATGGATTTAA
- the moaC gene encoding cyclic pyranopterin monophosphate synthase MoaC gives MELTHLDNNNRPKMVDVSDKNETKRVAIASGEIKMSQDAYDAIISNNTKKGPVLQTAVIAAIMGVKKTSDLIPMCHPLLLSGINCDIEEQPSKPGFKLIVTAKLNGQTGVEMEALTGVSVGLLTIYDMVKAIDKSMVISNIQLESKSGGKSGDFKREQI, from the coding sequence TTGGAATTAACTCATTTAGACAATAATAATAGACCTAAAATGGTTGATGTATCAGATAAAAATGAAACGAAAAGAGTAGCAATTGCTTCTGGTGAAATAAAAATGTCTCAAGACGCTTATGATGCGATTATTTCTAACAATACTAAAAAAGGTCCAGTTTTACAAACAGCGGTTATAGCTGCAATTATGGGTGTAAAAAAAACATCTGATTTGATTCCTATGTGCCATCCTTTATTATTAAGTGGAATAAATTGTGATATTGAAGAACAACCAAGTAAACCAGGTTTTAAATTAATTGTTACGGCAAAGTTAAATGGTCAAACAGGAGTTGAAATGGAAGCTTTAACAGGTGTTTCTGTCGGATTATTAACTATTTATGATATGGTTAAAGCAATTGATAAATCAATGGTTATCTCAAATATTCAATTAGAGAGTAAATCAGGTGGCAAAAGTGGAGATTTTAAAAGAGAGCAAATATGA
- the frr gene encoding ribosome recycling factor has protein sequence MLEELYAQTKEHMDKAIDALKRDYKSLRTGKVSTNILDGIKVDYYGTPTDLSQVGSVLAPDATTITISPWEKNLLGPIEKAIQTANIGVNPNNDGVIIKLFFPPMTVEQRQETAKQAKGMTDNAKVAIRNIRQNSNTKIKNFLKDKAITEDESKKAQDEIQKITDSYVSKADDTFKAKEAEILKV, from the coding sequence ATGTTAGAAGAATTATATGCTCAAACTAAAGAACATATGGACAAAGCTATCGATGCTTTAAAAAGAGATTACAAATCTTTAAGAACAGGTAAAGTTAGCACAAATATTTTAGATGGTATTAAAGTTGATTATTATGGAACACCTACTGATTTAAGTCAAGTTGGTTCTGTTTTAGCACCAGATGCTACAACAATTACTATCAGCCCTTGGGAAAAAAATCTTTTAGGACCAATTGAAAAAGCTATTCAAACTGCAAATATTGGTGTTAATCCAAATAATGATGGAGTTATAATAAAACTATTCTTCCCACCAATGACTGTTGAACAAAGACAAGAAACAGCTAAACAAGCTAAAGGGATGACTGATAATGCAAAAGTTGCAATTAGAAATATCAGACAAAATTCTAATACAAAAATAAAAAATTTCTTGAAAGATAAAGCTATTACTGAAGATGAAAGTAAAAAAGCTCAAGATGAAATTCAAAAAATTACTGATTCATATGTTTCAAAAGCTGATGATACATTCAAAGCTAAAGAAGCAGAAATCTTAAAAGTATAA
- a CDS encoding HP0495 family protein, which translates to MIDLSKEKLELDYPCNWEYKLIVLEHINIKTTVTEVISNREHKVKESKVSSKGKYKSYTLEMLVHNEDDRKEIYKMLGDHSHIKMVL; encoded by the coding sequence ATGATAGATTTAAGTAAAGAAAAATTAGAACTAGATTATCCATGTAATTGGGAATATAAATTAATAGTTTTAGAGCATATAAATATTAAAACTACTGTTACTGAGGTTATTTCAAATAGAGAACATAAAGTTAAAGAATCAAAAGTGAGTAGTAAAGGTAAATATAAAAGTTATACTTTAGAAATGTTGGTTCATAATGAAGATGATAGAAAAGAAATTTATAAAATGTTAGGTGACCACTCTCATATTAAAATGGTTTTATAG
- the pyrE gene encoding orotate phosphoribosyltransferase, with product MNVEQIYKDASALLEGHFKLSSGNHSKFYLQSAKVLEDPKTAKLLADALAEQIKNSGIKVDAVCSPALGGLIAGFALATALDVRFIFAERADGEMTIRRGFEVKEGETYIVCEDIITTGGSALEAAREIEKAGGIVVAYAALANRGFCERVGSSIERKDNCKLPLDKPLFALEDFAFEMYSPEDCPMCKEGSIAYKPGSRGN from the coding sequence ATGAACGTAGAACAAATATATAAAGACGCTTCTGCCCTACTTGAAGGTCACTTTAAATTAAGTAGTGGAAATCATTCGAAATTTTATTTACAATCTGCGAAAGTTTTAGAAGATCCTAAAACAGCTAAATTATTAGCTGATGCACTTGCAGAACAAATTAAAAACTCAGGTATCAAAGTTGATGCTGTTTGTTCTCCTGCACTTGGTGGATTAATCGCTGGATTTGCACTTGCTACTGCACTTGATGTAAGATTTATTTTTGCTGAACGAGCTGATGGTGAAATGACGATTAGAAGAGGTTTTGAAGTAAAAGAAGGTGAAACTTATATCGTTTGTGAAGATATTATCACAACAGGTGGAAGCGCACTTGAAGCAGCACGTGAAATCGAAAAAGCTGGTGGAATTGTAGTTGCTTATGCTGCTTTAGCAAATAGAGGTTTCTGTGAAAGAGTTGGAAGTTCAATTGAAAGAAAAGACAATTGTAAATTACCACTTGATAAACCACTTTTTGCATTAGAAGATTTTGCATTTGAAATGTATTCTCCTGAAGATTGCCCAATGTGCAAAGAAGGAAGCATAGCCTATAAACCAGGAAGCAGAGGAAACTAA
- the secG gene encoding preprotein translocase subunit SecG, protein MTSTLLIVQFVLAILLTIIVLLQKSSSIGLGAYSGSNDSLFGAKGPANFLTKATMALGLVFVINTVALGYLYNQQRNQSAVDSIKTDSLIPATPVTTTDSAPAAPTATPTPTVPENK, encoded by the coding sequence ATGACATCTACACTTTTAATCGTTCAGTTTGTTTTAGCAATCTTATTAACTATAATCGTATTACTTCAAAAAAGTTCAAGCATAGGTCTTGGGGCATATAGTGGAAGTAATGATTCATTATTTGGTGCTAAAGGTCCAGCAAATTTCTTAACAAAAGCTACAATGGCTTTAGGATTAGTTTTTGTTATAAACACTGTTGCATTAGGATATTTATATAATCAACAAAGAAATCAAAGTGCTGTTGACTCAATTAAAACTGATTCTTTAATCCCAGCTACTCCAGTAACTACAACGGATTCAGCTCCAGCTGCTCCAACAGCTACTCCAACACCTACAGTTCCTGAAAATAAATAA
- a CDS encoding RDD family protein, with protein MAKWRDVKQSRIQNEKSFESNVKSKKNDLASLPSRFKAFLTDSFLITTPITYIVMYLILGGGTAFADNRVFGWSLILGSTAFIITFFWYVKFQTPGMKAYSLKIVNNDFNRISFFQAIIRYFATIFAMISFFLLFVPFFNKEKKTFQDIISKTVIINEK; from the coding sequence ATGGCTAAATGGAGAGATGTTAAACAAAGTAGAATTCAAAATGAAAAAAGTTTTGAATCAAATGTTAAATCAAAAAAAAATGATTTAGCATCTCTTCCCTCGAGATTTAAAGCCTTTCTAACTGACTCTTTTTTAATCACTACTCCAATTACTTATATTGTAATGTACCTGATTTTAGGTGGAGGAACTGCTTTTGCAGATAATAGAGTTTTTGGATGGAGCCTAATTCTTGGTTCAACTGCATTTATAATTACATTTTTTTGGTATGTTAAATTTCAAACTCCTGGAATGAAAGCTTACTCTTTAAAAATTGTTAATAATGATTTTAATAGAATCTCTTTTTTTCAAGCAATAATTAGGTACTTTGCGACTATTTTTGCGATGATTTCATTCTTTTTACTTTTTGTTCCATTTTTTAATAAAGAGAAAAAAACATTTCAAGATATTATTTCAAAAACTGTAATTATTAACGAAAAATAA
- a CDS encoding Bax inhibitor-1/YccA family protein translates to MYNRDYLSNQSSQYAQESSQVQLMSFLKATYQLFAGSLLAATAGAYIGLGIVSILMGPVKWVLFAVELALIFFVIPRVKHTPGVNLAVLFAFTFITGLTIAPLLASIFAMPSGASIVGQAFLMTSVAFGGISMFAMTTKRDFSSMGKFLFIALIIMIVAGISNIFIQSSMMQLAIASVGALLFSAFILYDTQNIIKGHYDSPIEAALSLYLDFFNLFISLLQILGIMNSGDKE, encoded by the coding sequence ATGTATAATAGAGATTATCTATCAAATCAGTCGTCTCAATATGCACAAGAATCATCTCAAGTTCAATTAATGAGCTTTTTGAAAGCGACTTATCAATTATTTGCTGGTTCATTATTAGCAGCTACTGCTGGTGCTTATATTGGATTAGGAATTGTATCTATATTAATGGGACCAGTTAAATGGGTTTTATTTGCTGTTGAACTTGCTTTAATATTCTTTGTTATTCCGAGAGTAAAACATACTCCAGGTGTTAACTTAGCTGTATTATTTGCATTTACATTTATTACAGGATTAACAATTGCTCCTTTATTAGCTTCAATATTTGCGATGCCTAGTGGTGCTTCTATTGTTGGACAAGCTTTTTTAATGACTTCAGTTGCATTTGGTGGAATTTCAATGTTTGCTATGACAACTAAAAGAGATTTCTCTTCAATGGGGAAATTTTTATTCATTGCTTTAATCATTATGATTGTTGCTGGTATTTCAAATATCTTTATTCAATCTTCAATGATGCAATTAGCAATAGCAAGTGTTGGTGCTTTATTATTCTCTGCGTTCATATTATATGACACACAAAATATAATTAAAGGTCACTATGATTCTCCAATTGAAGCTGCATTATCTTTATATTTAGATTTCTTTAATCTATTTATTTCATTATTACAAATTCTTGGAATTATGAATAGTGGAGACAAAGAGTAA
- a CDS encoding polysaccharide deacetylase family protein, which yields MKYFLLLCLSYLYLNANAHIFVYHRFGDSKHESTNTSLQELEKEFEYFKANNYKVVTVSKIVEKLKNKEEIPDNWVAFTIDDAYKSFYQNGLELFKKYNYPFNLFVYVEATQKKYPDFMTWDEIKESSKYGEIELHSYSHKQLVKLTNEEIIKDTNLALEIFEKNLGFKPKAYSYPYGEYDERVKNEIKNFGFEYIMNQNNGSVNEKSDLFDLNRIALVGKINLEEKIKYKTLEANWIEPQVYPKDGILKHIKVEVNKDIKNAKLFISTYGWQDIKVKNGIIDIKLDKKLNLNRNRIAISTDYYTISNKLLIK from the coding sequence ATGAAGTATTTCTTACTTCTTTGTTTATCATATCTTTATCTAAATGCAAATGCTCACATTTTTGTTTATCATAGATTTGGTGATTCAAAACATGAAAGTACAAATACATCTTTACAAGAATTAGAAAAAGAGTTTGAATATTTCAAAGCTAATAATTATAAAGTTGTTACTGTTTCAAAAATAGTTGAGAAACTAAAAAACAAAGAAGAAATACCAGATAATTGGGTTGCATTTACAATTGATGATGCCTATAAAAGTTTTTATCAAAATGGTTTAGAACTATTTAAAAAGTATAATTATCCTTTTAATCTTTTTGTTTATGTTGAAGCAACTCAAAAAAAATATCCTGATTTTATGACTTGGGATGAGATTAAAGAGTCATCTAAATATGGAGAGATTGAACTTCATTCATATTCACATAAACAACTTGTAAAATTAACTAATGAAGAGATTATTAAAGATACTAACTTAGCATTAGAAATATTTGAAAAGAACTTAGGCTTTAAACCAAAAGCTTACTCTTATCCTTATGGTGAATATGATGAAAGAGTAAAAAATGAGATAAAAAACTTTGGTTTTGAATATATAATGAATCAAAATAATGGTTCAGTAAATGAAAAAAGTGATTTATTTGATTTAAACAGAATTGCACTTGTTGGAAAAATAAATTTAGAAGAAAAAATAAAATATAAAACACTTGAAGCAAATTGGATAGAACCACAAGTTTATCCAAAAGATGGAATACTAAAACATATAAAAGTTGAAGTAAATAAAGATATAAAAAATGCAAAATTGTTTATATCAACTTATGGATGGCAAGATATCAAAGTTAAAAATGGTATAATAGATATCAAATTAGATAAAAAACTAAATCTAAACAGAAATAGAATAGCCATAAGTACTGACTATTACACTATTTCAAATAAGTTACTAATCAAATAA
- a CDS encoding MFS transporter — MLFFNLSAFYFFYFAAVGVYIIFLPKVLHDIGYSTFDIGIIFALAPLMRFITPFLFLKHIKLDQKMFKSALYISVFSSACFYLTIENFFLFMINNAILAACLSLILPYLEVTAISTLGKEKYGKSRLYGSIGFMIISLVLAKFLTQPFIAVHYYLVLNILTVIFALLLLKYDVQKIENENNEPFSFLKYWPFWMSLFFMQMSFGGFYNFFTIYETEHNISLEMTSYLWSFGVICEILMLYFQAPLLKNNLLNLIKICVGITIFRWFLLYLYPDSLGITFFTQSLHAFSFGLYHSTVIIYLYTLYENKKLAQQFMYGVAYGLGGFIGAFIAGAVYGEFLFLYSALFALLSFISLYFIKK; from the coding sequence ATGCTATTTTTTAATCTCTCAGCATTTTATTTTTTTTATTTTGCTGCTGTTGGTGTTTATATAATATTTTTACCAAAGGTACTTCATGATATTGGATATAGTACTTTTGATATAGGTATTATTTTTGCTCTTGCTCCTTTAATGAGATTTATTACTCCTTTTTTATTTTTAAAACATATTAAACTTGACCAAAAGATGTTTAAATCAGCTCTTTATATCTCTGTTTTTTCATCTGCTTGTTTTTATTTAACTATTGAGAACTTTTTCCTTTTTATGATAAATAATGCTATTTTAGCAGCTTGTTTATCTTTGATTTTACCATATCTTGAAGTTACAGCAATTTCTACATTAGGAAAAGAAAAGTATGGGAAATCAAGACTTTATGGTTCTATTGGATTTATGATTATCTCTTTAGTTTTAGCAAAATTTTTAACTCAACCATTTATTGCTGTACATTATTATTTAGTCTTAAATATTTTAACAGTTATATTTGCTCTTTTACTTTTAAAATATGATGTACAAAAAATCGAAAATGAAAATAATGAACCATTTTCATTTTTGAAATATTGGCCATTTTGGATGAGTCTATTTTTTATGCAAATGAGTTTTGGAGGGTTTTACAACTTCTTCACTATTTATGAAACTGAACACAATATCTCATTAGAAATGACCTCATATTTATGGTCATTTGGAGTGATTTGTGAAATTTTAATGTTATATTTTCAAGCACCTTTACTAAAAAACAATCTTTTAAATCTTATAAAGATTTGTGTAGGGATTACTATTTTTAGGTGGTTTTTATTATATTTATATCCTGATTCATTAGGTATTACATTCTTTACTCAATCACTTCATGCCTTTTCATTTGGACTTTATCATAGCACTGTGATAATTTATTTATATACTCTTTATGAAAATAAAAAACTGGCTCAACAATTTATGTATGGTGTGGCATATGGATTAGGTGGATTTATTGGTGCTTTTATAGCAGGTGCAGTTTATGGAGAGTTTTTATTTTTATATAGTGCATTATTTGCTCTGTTATCTTTTATTTCACTATATTTTATAAAAAAATAG
- a CDS encoding thiamine-phosphate pyrophosphorylase, producing the protein MNNTLRLIDANLNRLREGIRVIEDIFRYMYNDKETALKLKSLRHLARLDNYIELLETRDVKNDVLRSSIKSEQNRTDLYSILIANFKRAQESARVLEEFTKLTSIKDSENFKYIRYELYNLEIVLTKITSNSK; encoded by the coding sequence ATGAATAACACTTTAAGACTTATTGATGCAAATCTAAATAGATTACGGGAAGGAATTCGTGTAATTGAAGATATTTTTAGATATATGTACAATGACAAAGAAACTGCCTTAAAATTAAAATCACTTAGACACTTAGCAAGATTAGACAACTATATAGAATTACTTGAAACAAGAGATGTAAAAAATGATGTTTTAAGAAGTTCAATAAAAAGTGAACAAAATCGAACAGATTTATACTCTATATTAATAGCAAACTTCAAAAGAGCACAAGAGAGTGCTAGAGTCTTAGAAGAATTTACAAAACTAACTTCAATAAAAGATAGTGAAAACTTCAAATATATAAGATATGAACTTTATAATTTAGAAATTGTTTTAACAAAAATAACTTCAAATTCTAAATAA